A genome region from Chlorobaculum tepidum TLS includes the following:
- the infB gene encoding translation initiation factor IF-2, producing MAIEEKQSRFRISDIAKELQVSPREVLQFVKQAGGKVASTSSMVGEDMRDMIFGNFSQEKKRVDEARKIRAEKQKRLTRLEEQSRKAYEKEQQLKESLSIAPLPAPVLHAPEVKIEIPPETATTPVAAEPPAILPVVSTPQPEPVADLPLVTEPVVAEPVAEAEPVVEAPVAETAGPEVMTPLVQTLPESMQAYEAPQKIGGLTVLGTIDVISEAERKKKSRKKSFRESAVELKGEFENVLSVDSEDGEAAKKKAAKPDGGEDVGVKKKKGKKKKKVEIDDKVISKNIKSTISGMDDSGLSGSRQKFRKQRRMEREREFEEAEAMREAEKTLIRVTEYASPHELAELMGLTAKEIIQKCFSMGKFVTINQRLDKETIELIGLEFGFEVEFISEIEATTTEELVDNAEDLQTRPPVVTIMGHVDHGKTSLLDYIRRSNVVAGESGGITQHIGAYEVSLDDGRHITFLDTPGHEAFTAMRARGAQVTDIVILVVAADDSVMPQTIEAINHAKAAGVPIVVAINKIDKPEANVEKIKAQLSEAGVLVEDWGGESQCQEISAKKGIGISELLEKVLAEAEIRELKGNYSRDILASGVIVESELDKGKGVVSTVLVQRGFLKVGDPFVAGNSMGKVRALMDERGKRIHEAGPSTPVRVLGFEDMPQSGDVLTVMASDRDARDLAQKRQIIKREHEFRRSTRVKLDSIARQIKEGLKKELSVIIKADTDGSIQALADGLMKIHNEEVKVQIIHQGVGQITETDVLLAAASDAIIIGFRVRPNVNAKRLAEKEDLDVRFYSVIYHVLEDVEKALEGMLSPELHEESLGSLEIRQVFRVPKVGNVGGAYVLEGKVSRDAKVRLLRDGVQIFEGQLDSLKRFKDDVKEVDAGYECGVSLKGYDDIKVGDVIEAYKIVEKKRKL from the coding sequence ATGGCCATCGAGGAAAAGCAAAGCAGGTTCCGTATCAGTGATATCGCCAAGGAGCTGCAGGTCAGCCCGCGGGAAGTTCTGCAGTTTGTCAAGCAGGCAGGGGGCAAGGTTGCCTCGACCTCTTCAATGGTGGGCGAGGACATGCGTGACATGATTTTCGGCAATTTCAGCCAGGAGAAAAAGCGGGTTGATGAGGCTCGCAAGATCAGGGCTGAAAAGCAGAAGCGCCTGACAAGGCTCGAAGAGCAGTCGAGGAAAGCGTACGAAAAGGAGCAGCAGCTCAAGGAGAGCCTGAGCATCGCTCCTCTTCCGGCACCTGTGCTGCATGCGCCCGAAGTCAAAATCGAGATTCCTCCGGAAACCGCAACAACGCCCGTTGCCGCCGAGCCGCCCGCCATTCTTCCGGTTGTTTCCACGCCGCAGCCGGAACCGGTTGCCGACCTGCCACTTGTCACCGAACCTGTTGTCGCCGAGCCTGTTGCTGAAGCAGAGCCTGTGGTTGAGGCGCCTGTTGCGGAGACCGCAGGACCGGAAGTAATGACGCCGCTGGTTCAGACCCTGCCCGAGTCGATGCAGGCTTACGAGGCGCCGCAGAAGATCGGTGGCCTGACGGTTCTCGGCACGATCGATGTCATCAGCGAAGCGGAACGGAAAAAGAAGTCCCGCAAGAAGAGCTTCAGGGAGAGTGCCGTTGAACTCAAGGGCGAGTTTGAAAATGTGCTGAGTGTCGACAGCGAAGATGGTGAAGCAGCCAAGAAAAAGGCAGCCAAACCTGATGGCGGAGAGGACGTCGGTGTCAAGAAAAAGAAGGGCAAGAAGAAAAAGAAGGTCGAGATTGACGACAAGGTCATCTCCAAGAATATCAAGAGCACCATCAGCGGCATGGACGACAGCGGCTTGTCTGGCTCTCGCCAGAAGTTCCGCAAGCAGCGCCGTATGGAGCGCGAACGCGAGTTCGAGGAGGCCGAGGCGATGCGCGAGGCTGAAAAGACTCTGATCAGGGTCACCGAGTACGCCTCACCGCACGAGCTGGCCGAACTGATGGGCCTGACCGCCAAGGAGATCATCCAGAAGTGCTTCTCGATGGGCAAGTTTGTGACCATCAACCAGCGTCTCGACAAGGAGACCATCGAGTTGATCGGTCTTGAATTTGGTTTCGAGGTCGAGTTCATCTCGGAAATCGAAGCAACGACGACCGAAGAGCTGGTGGACAATGCGGAGGATTTGCAGACCCGTCCGCCCGTGGTGACCATCATGGGTCACGTCGATCACGGCAAGACCTCGCTGCTTGACTACATCCGCCGAAGCAACGTGGTTGCGGGCGAATCGGGTGGCATCACCCAGCACATCGGTGCCTACGAGGTTTCGCTCGATGACGGACGCCATATCACCTTTCTTGATACGCCGGGTCACGAGGCCTTCACCGCCATGCGTGCTCGCGGCGCCCAGGTGACCGATATCGTCATTTTGGTGGTGGCTGCCGACGACAGCGTCATGCCGCAGACCATCGAGGCGATCAATCATGCCAAGGCGGCGGGCGTGCCGATCGTTGTGGCGATCAACAAGATCGACAAGCCCGAGGCCAACGTCGAGAAGATCAAGGCGCAGCTTTCCGAGGCGGGCGTGCTGGTCGAGGACTGGGGCGGCGAAAGCCAGTGTCAGGAGATTTCAGCCAAGAAGGGTATCGGCATCAGCGAGCTGCTGGAGAAAGTGCTCGCCGAAGCGGAAATCCGCGAATTGAAGGGTAACTATTCCAGAGACATTCTCGCCAGCGGCGTCATCGTTGAATCCGAGCTTGACAAAGGCAAGGGCGTGGTTTCAACCGTGCTGGTGCAGCGCGGCTTCCTGAAGGTTGGCGATCCGTTCGTGGCTGGGAACTCGATGGGCAAGGTCAGGGCGCTCATGGACGAGCGCGGCAAGCGCATTCACGAGGCCGGTCCCTCGACGCCGGTGCGCGTGCTCGGCTTCGAGGATATGCCGCAGTCCGGCGATGTGCTGACCGTGATGGCCTCCGACCGCGATGCCCGCGACCTGGCCCAGAAACGCCAGATTATCAAGCGTGAGCACGAGTTCCGCCGCAGCACCCGCGTCAAGCTCGACAGCATCGCTCGCCAGATTAAGGAGGGGCTCAAGAAGGAACTCAGCGTCATCATCAAGGCCGATACCGACGGCTCGATCCAGGCGCTGGCTGACGGTCTGATGAAGATTCACAACGAAGAGGTCAAGGTGCAGATCATCCACCAGGGGGTCGGTCAGATCACCGAAACCGACGTGCTGCTGGCCGCCGCTTCGGACGCGATCATCATCGGTTTCAGGGTGCGCCCGAATGTCAACGCCAAGCGGCTTGCCGAGAAAGAAGACCTCGACGTGCGCTTTTACAGCGTTATCTACCACGTGCTCGAAGATGTGGAGAAGGCGCTCGAAGGTATGTTGTCGCCTGAACTGCACGAGGAGAGCCTCGGTTCGCTTGAGATCCGCCAGGTCTTCAGGGTGCCGAAGGTGGGCAATGTCGGCGGCGCTTACGTGCTGGAAGGCAAAGTCTCGCGCGACGCAAAAGTCCGCCTGCTGCGCGATGGTGTGCAGATTTTTGAAGGCCAGCTCGACTCGCTCAAGCGCTTCAAGGATGACGTCAAGGAGGTCGATGCCGGCTACGAGTGCGGCGTCAGTCTCAAAGGGTATGACGATATCAAGGTGGGCGACGTGATCGAGGCCTACAAGATCGTCGAGAAAAAACGCAAGCTCTGA
- the rbfA gene encoding 30S ribosome-binding factor RbfA, giving the protein MSIRTDKVSSLLQRELSAIFEKELPRSGPLVTVTEVRMTADLGIARVYVSVIGSEAQRAEVMEYLDAENKMIRKTLSAKIRHQFRRIPELEFYEDRLFEQANRIEQLLKSVKPARDEEQH; this is encoded by the coding sequence ATGTCAATACGTACCGATAAAGTCTCCTCGCTGTTGCAGCGGGAGTTGAGTGCTATTTTCGAAAAAGAGCTGCCAAGAAGCGGCCCGCTGGTGACCGTGACCGAGGTGAGAATGACCGCCGATCTTGGTATCGCCAGGGTTTATGTGTCGGTGATCGGATCCGAGGCGCAACGAGCAGAGGTGATGGAGTATCTGGATGCCGAAAACAAGATGATCCGCAAGACGCTCTCTGCGAAAATTCGCCACCAGTTCAGGCGGATTCCTGAGCTGGAGTTTTACGAAGATCGTCTGTTCGAGCAGGCCAACCGGATCGAGCAACTGCTCAAATCGGTCAAGCCTGCCCGGGATGAAGAGCAGCATTAA
- the truB gene encoding tRNA pseudouridine(55) synthase TruB produces MIDQGRISVLSEEGDYLLVDKPLDWTSFDVVAKIRGAYKRNGAKRKVGHCGTLDPKATGLLILATGRKTKTISSLELLDKAYEGTIRLGAKTVSHDTESEEYDLRDVPSLDERAIREAATSMIGERMQQPPMHSAVWHNGKRLYELARQGHEVKERKARQIEIHQFEITGIELPYVHFYIRVSKGAYIRVIAHELGELLGVGGYLKSLKRVAIGQYQLSDAMSVDAVVDEITRAASVIEE; encoded by the coding sequence ATGATCGATCAAGGCCGCATATCCGTTCTGAGCGAAGAGGGCGACTATCTGCTGGTGGACAAGCCGCTCGACTGGACATCGTTCGATGTGGTGGCCAAGATTCGCGGCGCGTACAAGCGCAATGGCGCAAAGCGGAAGGTTGGGCACTGCGGCACGCTCGATCCAAAAGCCACCGGTTTGCTGATCCTTGCCACGGGGCGCAAGACCAAGACCATCTCGTCGCTTGAACTGCTCGACAAAGCCTACGAAGGCACGATCAGGCTCGGAGCCAAAACGGTGAGTCACGATACGGAGAGCGAGGAGTATGATCTTCGCGACGTGCCTAGCCTCGACGAGAGGGCGATCCGCGAAGCCGCCACGTCGATGATCGGCGAGCGGATGCAGCAGCCTCCAATGCACTCGGCAGTCTGGCACAACGGCAAGCGCCTCTACGAACTGGCGCGGCAGGGTCACGAAGTCAAGGAGCGCAAGGCTCGCCAGATCGAGATTCACCAGTTCGAGATTACCGGTATTGAGTTGCCGTATGTCCATTTTTACATCAGGGTCTCCAAGGGTGCCTATATCCGGGTGATTGCCCATGAACTTGGGGAACTGCTTGGTGTTGGCGGTTATCTCAAATCATTGAAACGGGTTGCGATTGGTCAGTACCAGCTTTCGGATGCGATGAGCGTCGATGCTGTTGTTGACGAAATAACCCGTGCCGCTTCGGTCATCGAAGAGTAA
- a CDS encoding bifunctional riboflavin kinase/FAD synthetase, whose protein sequence is MRVVVLQGDTVLDSVNGLPVQLSPEPSAVTIGSFDGLHVGHRKIVGSMIGHARELGLRSVVVTFEPHPRIVLEGGDGCPVRLLTTFDEKISQFSSMPIDLLFVVRFDRQFASKSSEAFIREVLVKMLGARHVTVGYDHGFGKRRSGSEETLHMLGAECGFGVDVVGEVIVAGSPVSSTRIRGLLEAARIRDANECLGAPYAISGTVVEGDKLGRTIGFPTVNLALPDRCKMVPAHGVYAASIEIDGREYSAMMNIGRRPTVSEDGEVRVEAHIIGFSGDLYGRFLIVRMLDFIREERRFASIDELRTQLELDKKEAGFCKK, encoded by the coding sequence ATGCGCGTCGTAGTTTTGCAGGGCGATACGGTCCTTGATTCCGTAAACGGTTTGCCGGTTCAGCTTTCACCGGAGCCATCGGCGGTGACCATCGGTTCGTTCGACGGACTGCATGTCGGTCACCGGAAGATCGTCGGTTCCATGATCGGACACGCCAGGGAGCTGGGTCTCAGAAGCGTCGTGGTGACCTTCGAGCCCCATCCGAGAATCGTGCTCGAAGGTGGCGATGGCTGTCCGGTGCGCTTGCTGACAACCTTCGACGAGAAGATCAGTCAGTTTAGCTCGATGCCGATTGACCTACTCTTCGTGGTGCGCTTTGACCGGCAGTTCGCCTCGAAAAGCTCCGAAGCGTTTATCCGCGAAGTGCTGGTGAAGATGCTCGGCGCGCGCCATGTCACCGTCGGCTATGACCACGGCTTCGGCAAACGGCGGAGTGGAAGCGAAGAGACGCTGCACATGCTCGGCGCGGAGTGCGGCTTCGGCGTCGATGTGGTCGGCGAAGTGATCGTTGCCGGTTCGCCGGTATCGAGCACTCGGATCAGAGGATTGCTTGAAGCGGCAAGGATACGGGATGCCAACGAATGTCTCGGGGCACCGTACGCGATTAGCGGCACGGTGGTCGAAGGCGACAAACTTGGTCGCACCATCGGGTTCCCGACGGTTAATCTCGCCCTTCCCGACCGTTGCAAAATGGTTCCGGCCCATGGAGTCTACGCAGCCAGTATCGAGATTGACGGCAGGGAGTACTCTGCCATGATGAACATTGGTCGTCGTCCGACTGTATCGGAAGATGGCGAGGTGAGGGTTGAGGCTCACATCATCGGGTTTTCAGGAGATCTGTATGGACGGTTTCTGATTGTGAGGATGCTCGATTTTATCAGGGAAGAACGGCGTTTCGCATCAATCGACGAACTCCGGACGCAGCTCGAACTCGATAAAAAAGAGGCGGGATTCTGCAAGAAATAA
- the rpsO gene encoding 30S ribosomal protein S15 — translation MGLTKEHKTEIITKFGDSATDTGKAEVQVALFTRRITDLTGHLQQHPKDKHSRRGLLMLVGKRKRVLNYLKKVDIERYRKVLADLDLRK, via the coding sequence ATGGGTCTGACAAAAGAACACAAAACCGAGATTATTACGAAGTTTGGTGATTCTGCGACGGATACCGGAAAAGCGGAAGTGCAGGTTGCCCTGTTCACCCGCAGGATCACCGATCTGACCGGTCACCTTCAGCAGCATCCCAAAGACAAACACTCACGCCGTGGCCTGCTGATGCTGGTCGGCAAGCGCAAGCGTGTGCTGAACTACCTGAAGAAAGTCGATATCGAGCGTTACCGCAAGGTGCTTGCCGATCTCGATCTGCGTAAATAA